From Synergistaceae bacterium:
AGCAAAGGGAGAGTTATCTATTAGGCGTCTGTTAAAACCCCGCCCTATTATTTCTCCTTCGCGAACTACGACCGCACCCACGGGAATCTCTCCCATAGAGGCGGCCTCCTGTGCCAAGGAATAAGCTTCTTTCATAAATTTTAAATCTATACTATCCATAAAAACAGCTCCATTACAAAACCATTCACACGTAAAAACTTAATACGTTTTATTATAGCCAATATTACATGAAAAACATATCGCATAACAGACTATTTCTCTGTTTTTAAGTGTAGAAAATAAAAAAAG
This genomic window contains:
- a CDS encoding tRNA-specific adenosine deaminase, with product MDSIDLKFMKEAYSLAQEAASMGEIPVGAVVVREGEIIGRGFNRRLIDNSPFA